A genomic stretch from Pseudomonas alkylphenolica includes:
- a CDS encoding class I SAM-dependent methyltransferase: protein MRSPIKLEFSEKYDQQHAQEYFLKHQDGLARRLSHQRDEQLARRALALAGEPGLVLDLPCGAGRFWPMLAEKPNRVIIGADNSEAMLETATKSQPAHIVERVRTLQTSAFAIDLPDNSVDSIFCMRLMHHIGEAAHRKEILSEFQRVTRDSVILSLWVDGNFKAWRRKKLEQRRYAETGKGSYQNRFVLPVATVEEEFQAAGFRIQERLDFLPFYAMWRVYVLRKG, encoded by the coding sequence ATGCGTAGCCCCATCAAACTCGAGTTTTCCGAGAAGTACGACCAGCAACATGCCCAGGAGTACTTTCTCAAGCATCAAGACGGCCTGGCTCGGCGCTTGTCTCATCAACGTGATGAACAACTGGCCCGCCGTGCCCTGGCGCTGGCCGGTGAGCCTGGTCTGGTGCTCGACTTGCCGTGTGGTGCCGGCCGCTTCTGGCCGATGCTGGCGGAGAAGCCCAATCGAGTGATCATTGGTGCGGACAACTCCGAGGCCATGCTGGAGACTGCCACCAAGTCGCAACCTGCGCATATCGTCGAGCGGGTACGCACCTTGCAGACCTCAGCCTTCGCTATCGACTTGCCGGATAACTCGGTCGATAGCATTTTCTGTATGCGACTGATGCACCACATTGGTGAGGCCGCCCACCGCAAAGAAATTCTCTCTGAATTTCAACGTGTTACCCGTGACAGTGTGATTCTGTCATTGTGGGTAGACGGCAACTTCAAAGCCTGGCGCCGGAAAAAGCTGGAACAACGTCGTTACGCTGAGACCGGAAAGGGCAGTTACCAAAACCGCTTTGTGTTACCGGTTGCTACGGTTGAAGAAGAATTTCAGGCTGCCGGTTTCCGCATTCAGGAACGATTGGACTTTTTACCGTTCTATGCCATGTGGCGAGTATACGTATTGCGTAAGGGGTAG
- a CDS encoding lipopolysaccharide kinase InaA family protein, giving the protein MAVERSGTTTGNNRFDHFWQQQGEWVEAPNQRRGGESGVQRLSGENGQVLYSKRQIGHIYRSLMHPFGRPTVLREYDALNSFEQLGVRVPHIVYCGVERDADHQWRALLVSEALDGFEDCDNWYANGARERYSQTLHERMLQDLAENLARMHRGHWQHGCLYGKHVFIKVVGEGDEARAEVALLDLEKCRRRISCQRAAANDLKQLRRHSSFNDAEWQKLLYFYQMAFGSAVKGLEQ; this is encoded by the coding sequence ATGGCGGTAGAGCGCTCAGGGACAACGACGGGGAACAACCGGTTCGATCACTTCTGGCAACAGCAGGGCGAGTGGGTCGAGGCTCCCAACCAGCGCCGGGGTGGGGAAAGTGGGGTACAGCGGCTGAGTGGTGAAAATGGTCAGGTGCTGTATTCCAAACGTCAGATTGGCCATATCTACCGCAGTTTGATGCACCCGTTCGGCCGCCCGACGGTGTTGCGTGAATATGATGCGCTCAACAGCTTTGAGCAATTGGGTGTGCGGGTGCCGCACATCGTTTATTGCGGGGTCGAGCGTGATGCCGACCATCAGTGGCGCGCCCTGCTGGTCAGCGAGGCCCTGGACGGCTTTGAGGATTGCGACAACTGGTACGCCAACGGTGCGCGCGAGCGTTACAGCCAGACCCTGCATGAGCGCATGCTGCAGGACCTGGCCGAGAACCTGGCGCGTATGCACCGTGGCCATTGGCAGCATGGCTGCCTGTACGGCAAGCATGTGTTCATCAAGGTGGTCGGTGAAGGCGACGAAGCGCGAGCCGAAGTAGCGCTGCTGGACCTGGAAAAGTGCCGCCGCCGCATCAGTTGCCAACGCGCTGCAGCCAATGACCTGAAGCAATTGCGCCGCCATTCGTCATTCAATGACGCAGAGTGGCAAAAGCTGCTCTATTTTTATCAGATGGCGTTTGGCAGCGCTGTCAAAGGTTTAGAGCAATGA